cttctatgtatttttatataatagtatataattataaattataataaagtatGTGGTATCTAATATCTTCTGATTAAATTATCATGGGTAATATTGAGTATAAGAAATAGGATGttttatatttagattattaGGTATTCTTTGGTTTACTAACATGGAGATTAAAATACTCCTTTTAGAACAAGGATTGTGGGAAATACAGGAATAGATTTTGGTGGGGAGCTGTGAACTTGGATGAgacaagtttattttttattttcactaacaaaTGAGATTTAATACTTTCTTCAATTCCAAATGTAAACAACaagcattattttgagaaaatcaGTCCATAGGTTGTCACGAGCCTGCCAATGTCAGTAccacccttccccccaaacaggTTACAAACCTCTGTTTGCAAAAAAATTGCTTAGAAACCAGATagcctccttcccctcccctccactaGGAGTTTGTTGTGGTGGTAGCTGTTTTAAATGTCTTACCCATATACCAACACAATTAGTTGCTTAGTACCTGGTACCTATCTGTtgcttaaataaatgctactttaCTTCAGTCAGCTTTCCTGGTTGCTGAGCTCTGCCCACCTTGTGTTCAGGGTAGAAAATAAAGTCTCATTGATCTTTTACTGGGGAATGAAGTATTCTGCAAGGTGAATATTCTAACTGAAgcttctccccacctcccaccTTTACTTCTGATGGAAGAAGTAAACCAGTTAATGAACTTGATTATAGGGTGGGATAATTCTGTAGTATACCTTCAGTAGCTATGGAAATGTTGTGAAGGGTACACTAAGTGGGCCCCAGACTTATGCTTTTCATAGCAATTTGTTTCTGGATGGTGTCTCTGCTATTTCTCAATGTACCATATCCCCTCATTCCACTCCCCTTCTAGGCTTCAATTAATCCATTTATAATCTAATTTACAGCTGGGAAAAACAAATTAGCAATTCATTAGAATTATTTAGCAATtataaatactcttttttttaaaaactgctgagaaaactttttaattttttttgattgtgGCCTTGAATATTTGACCTTCAATAAAGTCAGACATTTATAAGTGTACTTATTTTCACTTACTAACCAGAGTTTAAGattatcatttgcaaagaatacTAAAATGTATATCTTTTAAATTAGAATTATTGTAATGTACTACATCCCAAACAATGATTAGGGTACATTTCCTTTAACCTGTGATAGTTCTTTGCTTCCTACAAAACcattaagcttttaaaaatttataaaaatgtgacTGAGaagtaaatgataaatgatagatTCATTAAgacaacatatattttatatgctaaAAAAAGTCTTGTTTAGTGATTTAGGAAGTCTGGTTTTTACTTTCCTGAAATAAATTGCAACTAAGTGTTTATCAGGATTTTGTGGGCTCCTTATTTAAATGTTGTTTATgttgatttaatattttacattgaGTCACAGAACGACCTAACTCAAATTTGCTCTAAGAAAATTAACGTACAATGTAGTTTAATTTTTAGCTAAAACTAAGATGTGGGATCCAAAAAAGTGACTAGAAGAGCTTAATTCACAgaaattagagatggaaaaatTCTCTGAGTTTATTCCCATGTTGGCTGAAGAAAAACATGAGATAAGATAAAAACATTGGCCTTTTTTAGGGCGATTCATATTAAGCTTGAATGATGAGGCTTCCTAATGCATTTGCTCTTACATTTATGTACTTTTTCTTGGAAGGCAAAAATGTCGTGCATCAGTTGTCTGTAACGCTCGAAGACATATATAATGGAGTTACAAGGAAACTAGCACTccagaaaaatgtaatttgtgAAAAATGTGAAGGTAatgaattgggggagggggaaggaaaggaatattTCCCAGAATTTAGTcaaatgtatatatgttgtaAAGTAATAAAGTgaaacaccacacacacacacacacacacacacacacacacacacacacacacgcattcTTCATTAttagcttgctttttttttacaaagtataAATTTACTACCTGAAAAAATTTACTATTGCCAAACTGAAATTTTATGCTATTTAAAGTTTGTGTTTatttatacaaatttttaaaatgtacctcagtttttttttaaccaaaaaaaaaaaacctgggggGTGGGGAGCAACAAATGAGAGTTGGAtccaaagtcaagaagactcatcttccagagttcaaatctggcatcagacacttattggctctGTAAACCTTGtaaattgagaaggaaatgacaaataactcCACTATCTCTCCCAAGAGactctccacccccccccaaaaaaaagggaagaaatggacATGATGGAAAACTGAACCACCACCAAAAACCCCTAATTTCAAGGTGGTCTTCAAGATGTTAgaccaaaagaaaatattttattcagttttatatAGCTATTTTAGGCAGTTGTTTCTTTAACTTGGGTCTTCCATTTCATTCTGTATGCAATATTTTCAAAGGAACAGTCAAAATATAACTGACCACTCCCGTAACTCAGAATTTTTTGCTCTGATTAACTGAGatcataaatttcatttttgttttgcttccccTAGGAATTGGTGGGAAAAAGGGATCCGTTGAAAAGTGCCCCATCTGCAAAGGGAGAGGAATGCAAATTCACATCCAGCAGATTGGGCCAGGAATGGTCCAACAGATTCAGACAGTGTGTCTAGAATGTAAAGGCCAAGGTGAACGCATCAACCCCAAGGACCGGTGTGAGAACTGTAATGGCTGTAAAGttgtaagagagaaaaaaattatagaagttCACATAGAAAAAGGTGAGGCCCCCAAGAGGCCATCTGCCTCCCAACCCCACTCACGACTTTCTTTCCCCACTGATCGTCTGGCCGTCCAAGTCGGCTCCAAGGACCCGAGGACTCAAACCCCCATCGTCACAGAAGGTTCTGCCCTGAGCCAGTTAAACACAAGATGGAGAAATAAAGTCTGGTGGAGATTTTGTCAGGTTTTCCTTGCAGTGCCATGAATGCTTCTTGTAGCTCTCACAGACACCAGGACTTTTTTGTGAATAGCGGCAGTCGGTCTGTCCCCCCCGCTTTTCTGACTCGATCACAAGCTTAGATCAGTCCAGGTGACCAGAACCCCACCCCGCTCCGGAGCTGACTTCCTGTAGCATTTCTCCCTCTTCTGCCTGGGGAGAGATCTTAGATTTCTGTCCCTGGGCTCCCGGAAGCTGCTTCCCTGTACTAGCCCTTCCTGTTCCATCTACTCATCCCAGTGCCTTTCTTGATGTCTATTGGGCAACAGCACCACCTCTTTCAAACTACAAAAGAACAGCCTACTCGATGTAAGGGGTACCTTCTATAAAAAAACAGTCCTACCGAAGCCAAATACTGAAGAAAGTAGAAAACTCAGGAACAGAAAGTCCAGCGTTGCCTTTAAATATAAATGACCTCTGCCTGCATGTCAGCACTACTGTGCTTGGAGTAATAGTGTCAGGGCAGCTAGGCGGCTCAGTGACTAAAGCATGGCCCCAGAGGCGGGAGGACCGacctcaaatctggcctcagacactggacACGGACAGCTAAGGGACCTGGGCAAGGTGCTTAACTCCCATTAGTGTCAGGTACACATATCCCAAAACAAGGATTGGGAGTGAGCCCTGCGAACAAACCCAGATGGCAGACACACACATTAGTCCTACCCAAGACTGAGTTAACGGGGCTGCACGGCCTCGCTTTATTACAAAACTTCCATCTGAAAAGAGCTACTGACAATCCCAGCGCCCTTCTAGGGAGGGCATTAAAGAGACGCCCGTGAAGGCTCAGTGAATAGAcataggcctggagtcagggaagcCTGGTGGACAgacctgggcctggagtcagggaggccCAGTCACAgacctgggcctggagtcagggaggccCAGTGGACAgacctgggcctggagtcagggaggccCAGTGGACAGACCTGGGCCTAGAGAAAGGGAGGCCTCAAGATCAAATCAGACACTTAGCTGTCAAGTCACTTCTgtctgctttggtttcctcaactgtaaaatggggatgataatagcactccCTCCCAAGAAGATGAAATGGTATTTAAGGGTTCAGCACAGTGAGCAGCAGCAGGTAACAGTAGGGATGATACAAATGTTTATCCCTTCCACCCTCCTTgaaaaaagtcttacaaaaaataGGGTATTTGAGAAAATGGTTAACCAATGAGGGGTGATGTTTCCTAGGTATGAAAGATGGACAAAAGATTATGTTTCATGGAGAAGGAGATCAGGAGCCTGAGCTGGAGCCTGGTGATGTCATCATTGTGCTTGATCAGAAGGATCATGGTGTCTTTCAGAGAAGAGGCCATGACttgataatgaaaatgaaaattcagcTCACTGAAGCTTTGTGTGGTTTCAAAAAGACGATAAAAACTCTGGATAATCGAACTCTTGTAATAACTTCTAAGTCAGGTGAGCTTGGCGGTAGGTAAATGTTGCTCTTTTTGTGCTCTATATGTTCACCTGCCGGGTCCCCTTCAGCTTCAGTCAACAGCGCCCTTGCTGtcctcccccccacccttttttgttcttccccATGAGAAGACGACACTACTGACATCAGGCCATGTTTTTGTTTCCAACAGCCCTAGGTAAGGCTGATCCTTCCACAGACTTTCACCTCCCCCAGCCTCTGGGTggtaaaaagtaaaaacaaagccATTTTCCTGACATGGCCCCTAGCGTACACTTTAGTTTATCGTGAAGTGACTTCCATATCCAGTTGAACCCAAGCCTTCCTATGGAAATGGGTCACAAGGCTTAGTGCGAAGGTTCAGAGGAGAGGTTCTGGAGACATTTTGAAACAGGTTTTCTCTCTGGTGTTGCCTCGGTCGTGATGATTTTCCCCTCGGTTAGTTAATGTGTCCGTACCATTTAGATCAGTCTTCATGTTAAGGATCAAGGGTTAGAGAAAGAGGAGGACGAATGAAATGGCGATCAGAGCCCCAACTGGGTAATGCCGTCTTGCAGCTCAGAACTAAAAGTGACAATGGATGGGACGCTCAGAACCGACGGGCCCTCTCCAAAGAGCCTCCTTTCATCTCTTC
The DNA window shown above is from Sminthopsis crassicaudata isolate SCR6 chromosome 2, ASM4859323v1, whole genome shotgun sequence and carries:
- the DNAJA4 gene encoding dnaJ homolog subfamily A member 4 isoform X3 gives rise to the protein MDIFDMFFGGGGRMTRERRGKNVVHQLSVTLEDIYNGVTRKLALQKNVICEKCEGIGGKKGSVEKCPICKGRGMQIHIQQIGPGMVQQIQTVCLECKGQGERINPKDRCENCNGCKVVREKKIIEVHIEKGMKDGQKIMFHGEGDQEPELEPGDVIIVLDQKDHGVFQRRGHDLIMKMKIQLTEALCGFKKTIKTLDNRTLVITSKSGEVIKHGDLKCVRNEGMPIYKAPLEKGSLIIQFLVIFPEKHWLPQEKLPQLEALLPPRQKIRITDDMDQVELKEFNPSEQNWRHSAEAYEEDDEGPRAGVQCQTA